Part of the Leucobacter insecticola genome is shown below.
CTGCGGGCGGCGACCTCTGCCGCGCACGAGGCGCTGGCGACCGAGTCTGATGATCCTGCCAGCCGCGATGCCGGCAGCCTCGTTGATGCGGCGGTGCGCGAGCTTGAGCGGGCCGCGGCCTACGACAAACGCCTCGGCGCAGTGCTCGAGACCCTGCGCGGGGTGAGCTTTCAGATCGCGGATGCCGCGACGGAGCTCGCGGCCTATGCCGGGGATCTTGACGAAGAAGGCCCGGGGGAGCTCGCCCGGGCGAACGAGCGCCTTGCCGCGCTGAACACACTCTTCCGCCTGTACGGCGCCGATTCGGCCGAGGTTATTGAGTACTCGGGGCGGGCTGCCGCCAGGCTCACGGATCTCGACGGCGACGATGACCTCATCCGGGAGCTTGACATCGCTCTCGAGGCAGCTCAGGATCGTGAGGCCACGCTCGCCAAGCAACTTTCGGCGCTGCGCCGGGAGGCTGCCGAGAGGCTGTCGGAACTCGTCACCGTTGAACTCCAACAGCTCGCGCTGCCTGACGCGCGCTTTGTTGCGACGGTGAACCCACTTGAGGCGCTGGGCGGATCCGGCGGCGATGAGGTGCAGTTTTTGCTCGCGCCGCACCCCGGGGCCGAGCCGAGGCCGCTCGCGAAGAGCGCATCGGGTGGCGAGCTTTCGCGGGTGATGCTCGCGCTCGAGGTGGTGGTTGCAGGGGTTGATCCTGTGCCAACGTTTGTGTTTGACGAGGTCGATGCGGGGGTCGGTGGTGCCGCGGCGATCGAGATCGGACGGCGCCTTGCCCGGCTCGCGCGCACCTCGCAGGTGATCGTGGTGACCCACCTGGCGCAGGTGGCTGCGTTTGCGAACAATCACGTGCAGGTGGTGAAGGATTCCGCCGGAGGATTCACGCAGAGCAGCAGCCGGGTGCTTGAGGGGGAGGAGCGGCTCGGTGAGATGGCCAGGCTGCTCTCGGGTCTCGCAGACTCCTCGAGTGCGCTCGAACACGCCGCCGAACTGCTCGCGCTGCGCTAGTGCCCTGCGCCTAACGAGAATGCATTATCTCGACGAGAAAGCATTGCCCGTGCGTCGGGAGACTGGCTTCTCGTCGAGATACTGGCTTCTCGTCGAGCGCGTGTGTTCTCGATAGGGAGATGAGACGCTGGTACGCTCCATCCATGATGAAGTTGTGGGGACGGGGCGCGAAACGAGTGAAGCCCGATGCAGCGGCTGGTGCTGAGCCTGGCGCAGACTCCGGCGCCGCAAGAGCCGATTATCTCGACACGCATCCCGACGTTGTGCACGTTGATCTCGAACAGCTCGACTCTGAAACCCGCGCGATGTATCGCGAGGCGCGGGAGGCGCGCGAAGCCGCTGCCGACGCACAGCAGGATCCCGCCAGGACCACGGCGCGTGAGTTCGTAGTGCGCAGCCCCTTCCAGCTTGGCTTTACCATCACACTGGGCGTGCTCGTTGCGCTGCTTTTCGGTTCAATCGTCGGCGAGCTCAGCACCATCATCATGTACGTGGTGGCCGCACTTTTCGTGGCACTGGGGCTCGATCCGGTAGTTCGCTGGCTCGAACGAAAAGGCCTGAAGCGCCCGCTTGGGATCGGCATTGTGTTTGGCGGCTTTGTGCTCGTCATCGGCGGCTTGCTCGGGATCATCATCCCGATGATCGCCACTCAGATCACTCAGCTGGTGGACAAGGCGCCGACCCTCTTTCGCGACGTCACGAACCAGCAGTGGTTTGAAGATCTGAACCAGAACTTCGGCAAGTTTATCGACTTCGATGGGCTCCTGAAGATGGGCCAGGATCTGGTGAGCGATCCCCAAAACTGGGCCCAGTTCGCCGGCGGGGTGTGGCAGGCGGGTATCGGTATCGCCAACGGTCTGACCTCGGCACTTATCGTGCTGATCCTGACGCTCTACTTCCTGGCGTCGTTGCAAGCGATTAAGCGCGCTTTCTACTCGCTTGTGCCGAAGTCTGGCCGCTCAAAGGTGATGGATATTACCGAGCAGGTCACCAAGTCCGTCGGTGGCTACATCAGCGGCATGGTGACCCTCGCGTTTATCAATGCCGTGCTCGGTTTTGTCATGATGACGATCGTCGGGGTGCCGTTTGCGGGCCTCGTTGCGGTGGGGGTGTTCTTCCTCGCGCTGATCCCGCTCATCGGGTCGGTGGTGGCGACGGTGCTCGTGACCGTTGTTGCCCTCTTTGACTCGCCGACGACGGCGCTCATCGCGGCGATCTACTACCTCATTTACATGCAACTCGAGTCGTATCTGCTCACCCCCCGCGTGATGAGTCGAGTGGTGTCGGTGCCTGGCTCGCTCGTAGTGATTGGCGCACTCGCGGGCGGTACGCTGCTTGGCCTGCTCGGGGCGCTGATCTCGATCCCGGTGACGGCGATGGTGCTGATGATCATCAAACAGGTGTGGGTACCCCGGCAAGAGATGAGATAAGCACATATTCCGTACGCTACCCCGATACAACTGATAGGATCGAAGCCCGTGGGAGTACACAATAGCGCTGACCAGGCAGGCATCACCAAACACATCTTTGTGACTGGGGGTGTTGTCTCCTCGCTCGGCAAGGGTCTTACCGCTGCAAGTCTCGGAAATCTTCTGACTGCGCGCGGTTTGCGGGTCGTGATGCAGAAGCTCGATCCCTATCTCAACGTCGATCCTGGGACGATGAATCCGTTCCAGCACGGCGAGGTGTTCGTCACCGACGACGGCGCAGAAACTGATCTCGACATCGGGCACTACGAGCGATTCCTCGGCATCAATCTGTCGCAGGCGGCGAACGTCACGACCGGGCAAATCTACTCGACGGTGATTGCCAAAGAGCGCCGCGGTGAGTACCTTGGCGACACCGTGCAGGTGATCCCGCACATCACTAACGAGATCAAGCGCCGCATGCGGCTGCAGGCCTCCGAATCCCCGCAGCCAGACGTCATCATCACCGAGGTCGGCGGCACCGTGGGTGACATCGAATCGCAGCCGTTTCTTGAGGCGGCCCGCCAGGTGCGCCACGAACTCGGCCGCCAGAACGTGTTCTTTGTGCACGTTTCACTGGTGCCATTCATGGGCGCCTCTGGGGAACAAAAGACGAAGCCGACGCAGCACTCTGTTGCCGCGCTGCGTTCCATCGGGATCCAACCCGACGCTCTCGTGCTTCGCAGCGATCGACCGGTCACGAGCGACAACCTGCGCAAAATTGCCCTCATGTGTGATGTCGCTGAGGACGCCGTGGTGAACGCGATCGACGTGAAGAGTATCTATGATCTGCCGAAGCTGCTGAGCGATCAGGGACTTGACCAGACGATCGTCGACGAGCTGCGTCTCGACAAGGCGACCCCGGTCGACTGGTCCGGCTGGCAGCCGGTGCTCGACGCCGTTCACCAGCCGAAGGGTGAGGTCACCCTTGCGCTCGTCGGCAAATACATCGATCTTCCCGACGCGTACCTCTCGGTTACCGAGGCGCTGCGGGCTGGCGGCTTCGCGCACTCGACCAAGGTCAACCTGAAGTGGGTCGCGTCTGACGACTGCGAGACGCCCGAGGGCGCACTCGAAGCGCTGGGAGACGTTAACGGCATCTGCGTGCCCGGCGGTTTTGGCGTGCGCGGCATCGAAGGCAAGCTCGGCGCGCTGCGCTTTGCTCGTGAGAACGGGATCCCGACCCTGGGTCTCTGCCTTGGGTTGCAGTGCATGGTCATCGAGTACGCGCGAAACGTTGCGGGTCTTGACGGCGCTTCTTCGACCGAGTTTGATCCGGAAACGGCGGTGCCGGTCATCGCGACAATGGCGGAACAGGTCGACATTATCGAGGGCGGCGACCTGGGCGGCACCATGCGACTCGGGCTCTACGAGGCGGATCTGGCCGAGGGATCCCTCGCAGCGAAGCTCTACGGATCCAATACTTCGCGCGAACGCCATCGCCACCGCTACGAGGTGAACAACCGCTTCCGCGAGCATATTGGCGAGGCCGGCCTGTGGTTCTCAGGTACGAGCCCTGACGGCCAGCTTGTGGAGTACGTTGAGCTGCCGCAGACTGCGCACCCCTTCTATATCGCGACCCAGGCTCACCCCGAGCTGCGTTCGCGCCCGGGCCGCCCCCACCCGCTCTTCGCGGGGCTTGTGGAGGCCGCCATCGACCGCCGCGAGGCTACCCGCCTCTTCGAGGTTGAGAGTGACAACTAGCCCGCTCGCAGACGACCCAGCCGAGGTGCGCATCCTGAGTAGCGAGCTGCTGGTGCGCGGCCACGTCTGGGATGTGCGCCGTGACAGCTTCGAATTCGGTGGTGGCGAGGATTGCGCCGTGCTCTCGCGTGACTACATCGATCACACGGGTGCGGTGGCGGTGCTCGCTATCGACGAGCAGGGCCGAGTTTTGCTCGTGCAGCAGTATCGGCATCCCGTCGCGCACCGCGACTGGGAGATTCCTGCCGGCTTAATGGATGCTCCCGGCGAATCAGGGCTCGCGACCGCTCAGCGCGAGCTTGCCGAAGAAGCGGACCTCCAAGCGGGGCGCTGGGATCTGCTGCTTGATCTTTTCCTGTCCCCGGGCGCTACGAGTGAAGCGATGCGGATCTTCCTCGCGCGCGATCTGCGGCCGGTGGAGCATGGTTTCGTGCGCGAGGGCGAAGAAGCCGAAATGGTGCCCGTTTGGGTGCCACTCGACGAAGCGGTGGAGGCAGCCCTCGCCGGCCGGATCCAGAATGCGGTCACAGTCAGTGCGGTGCTCGCCGCGCGGGTCGCCCAGGCTGAAGGGTGGCAGGCTCTCCGCGATCCCGAGCTGCCGTGGACGACTCGCGAAGCGTCGCGGGGTGAACGCTCCAAGTGACGGCGGGTCTCTAGTGGCAACCAACGCGATCCAGGGCTCCGAGAGATATCTGCGCCACGTTGCACTCGAACTCGGGCTTTCGGCGAACAGCCAGGCCGCGTACCGCCGTGATCTCACCGCCTATTCCGAGTGGCTTGAAGCGCGCGGGGTGATCGACCTTGAGAACGTGGCGCCGGATACTCTCGCGGCGTATGTCGCCGACCTCGCTGCTCAGGATCTCGCCCCCGCCTCGATCACCCGCAGGCTGTCGACGGTGCGGGGGATGCACCGCTTTCTCTTCGAAGAGGGGCTACTCGAAACGAATGCGGGAAGCGGCGTACGCACTCCGAAGCGGGCGCAGCGGCTCCCGAAGGCGCTGCCCGTTGAAGAGGTCGAGGCGTTGCTCGCGGCCGTCGGTGGCGACGAACCGGTAGCGCTGCGGGATCGCGCGCTCCTCGAACTGCTCTACGCGAGTGGGGCGCGGGTGAGCGAGGTGGCCGCCCTCGACGTTGATGACGTGATCGCGGCTCCCCACCACGGTGATACCTGGGGGGATCCGGAGCGGGCGCTATCTGACGGCGGCTTCCTGCGGGTCACGGGCAAAGGATCGAAGCAGCGGATCGTGCCGTACGGCAGCTATGCGGGGAAGGCGCTCGCCGCCTACCTGGTGCGGGCACGCCCGGCGATGGTGGCGAGGGGGGTGGGTACGCCAGCGCTGTTCGTGGGACCTCGCGGAGCGCGGATGTCGCGGCAGAGCGCGTGGCTTGTGATCCGCGCCGCGGCCGAGCGCGCTGGGATTCAGGTCGAGGTCTCGCCGCACACCCTCCGCCACTCCTTCGCGACGCACCTGCTTGCCGGGGGAGCTGACGTGCGGACGGTGCAGGAGATGCTCGGCCACGCCTCCGTCACGACCACGCAGATTTACACTCAGGTCACCGCGGATACACTGCGCGAACACTATCTCGACGCGCACCCGCGAGCCAAATAATCACACAGCGTATTCCCTCAATTTGCCCACCATGAACTGAGGGTTTTATGCTAAATGCGGGGAGACTTTGCTACGTTGTCCCGAAAGGAAACTATTTTGTCATCTCGCTCCATCCGGCTTGTTGCCGCGCCCATTCTTGCTGCGGCTCTTGCGTTCTCTATGAGCAGCTGCTCGGTCCTCGATTCCGTGTTCGGGACCCCTTCCGCGCCGGTGCGCGATTCTCAGACAGGTGAGATCACCGAGGGCAACGATAAAGCGGATGTTTTCGCGCTGCGCGTGGGCGACTGCATGAATGAGAGTACGGGATCGACGGAGGTTTCCTCGGTCCCAACAGTGCCCTGCGCTGAGGCACATGATGAGGAGATCTACCATTCATTCATGATGAAGGACGGAGATTTTCCCGGTGATTCCGCTATCACCGCTGAGTCTGAGAAGGTCTGCACGCCTGAGTTCGAATCCTTCATTGGTATCTCGTACGATGAGTCTACGCTTGACTGGTATCCGTTCACCCCGACCGCTGGGTCCTGGGGAGAAGGTGACCGCGAGGTTCTCTGTGTTGCATGGGATCCCGCGGGCAAAGTGACCGGCAGCCTGAAGGGCGCTGCACGCTAGTGTCCTGCGCCGTAAGTTGCTTTGCATAGACCGGTGCTTCCGTGGATGCAGCGCGAGGCGGAGGAATGAGGCGATGCCGTCTGCATCGTCGAATGACGACAACGACGCGCTGCGCCGCGGGAGTGACGGGATATGTGAAGCGAATTTACGGCGCAGGACACTAGATCGCGCGCTGGCCCCGCACGCTTCGCTCTTCGCGATAGGATGAAGCGCTAGGAACCGTGCGGGACCAGCACCACCGCGAAAGGGGCCGCAATGGCGAAGAATCAGGTTGCACTCGGACCAACTGGGCGACCCGACCTGGTGATTCCTGCCCCGCAAAAGCT
Proteins encoded:
- the recN gene encoding DNA repair protein RecN yields the protein MIEELRIRDLGVIVDTTLTLGPGFTAITGETGAGKTMVVSALGLLMGARSDAGAVRSGASQARVSGIVHTTDPEVVEIIDELGGDIEDGELVMSRTVSAEGRSRASVGGATAPVGSLARLADRLFVVHGQSEQLRLRSLAAQRDTLDRFGGDELAAVLRSYVATHRERQDLAIRVEALREDREERVAEAARLRAELDEIAGVDPQPGEETELSERIELLSNVEALRAATSAAHEALATESDDPASRDAGSLVDAAVRELERAAAYDKRLGAVLETLRGVSFQIADAATELAAYAGDLDEEGPGELARANERLAALNTLFRLYGADSAEVIEYSGRAAARLTDLDGDDDLIRELDIALEAAQDREATLAKQLSALRREAAERLSELVTVELQQLALPDARFVATVNPLEALGGSGGDEVQFLLAPHPGAEPRPLAKSASGGELSRVMLALEVVVAGVDPVPTFVFDEVDAGVGGAAAIEIGRRLARLARTSQVIVVTHLAQVAAFANNHVQVVKDSAGGFTQSSSRVLEGEERLGEMARLLSGLADSSSALEHAAELLALR
- a CDS encoding AI-2E family transporter; this encodes MMKLWGRGAKRVKPDAAAGAEPGADSGAARADYLDTHPDVVHVDLEQLDSETRAMYREAREAREAAADAQQDPARTTAREFVVRSPFQLGFTITLGVLVALLFGSIVGELSTIIMYVVAALFVALGLDPVVRWLERKGLKRPLGIGIVFGGFVLVIGGLLGIIIPMIATQITQLVDKAPTLFRDVTNQQWFEDLNQNFGKFIDFDGLLKMGQDLVSDPQNWAQFAGGVWQAGIGIANGLTSALIVLILTLYFLASLQAIKRAFYSLVPKSGRSKVMDITEQVTKSVGGYISGMVTLAFINAVLGFVMMTIVGVPFAGLVAVGVFFLALIPLIGSVVATVLVTVVALFDSPTTALIAAIYYLIYMQLESYLLTPRVMSRVVSVPGSLVVIGALAGGTLLGLLGALISIPVTAMVLMIIKQVWVPRQEMR
- a CDS encoding CTP synthase, which produces MGVHNSADQAGITKHIFVTGGVVSSLGKGLTAASLGNLLTARGLRVVMQKLDPYLNVDPGTMNPFQHGEVFVTDDGAETDLDIGHYERFLGINLSQAANVTTGQIYSTVIAKERRGEYLGDTVQVIPHITNEIKRRMRLQASESPQPDVIITEVGGTVGDIESQPFLEAARQVRHELGRQNVFFVHVSLVPFMGASGEQKTKPTQHSVAALRSIGIQPDALVLRSDRPVTSDNLRKIALMCDVAEDAVVNAIDVKSIYDLPKLLSDQGLDQTIVDELRLDKATPVDWSGWQPVLDAVHQPKGEVTLALVGKYIDLPDAYLSVTEALRAGGFAHSTKVNLKWVASDDCETPEGALEALGDVNGICVPGGFGVRGIEGKLGALRFARENGIPTLGLCLGLQCMVIEYARNVAGLDGASSTEFDPETAVPVIATMAEQVDIIEGGDLGGTMRLGLYEADLAEGSLAAKLYGSNTSRERHRHRYEVNNRFREHIGEAGLWFSGTSPDGQLVEYVELPQTAHPFYIATQAHPELRSRPGRPHPLFAGLVEAAIDRREATRLFEVESDN
- a CDS encoding NUDIX domain-containing protein; the encoded protein is MTTSPLADDPAEVRILSSELLVRGHVWDVRRDSFEFGGGEDCAVLSRDYIDHTGAVAVLAIDEQGRVLLVQQYRHPVAHRDWEIPAGLMDAPGESGLATAQRELAEEADLQAGRWDLLLDLFLSPGATSEAMRIFLARDLRPVEHGFVREGEEAEMVPVWVPLDEAVEAALAGRIQNAVTVSAVLAARVAQAEGWQALRDPELPWTTREASRGERSK
- a CDS encoding site-specific tyrosine recombinase XerD; this encodes MATNAIQGSERYLRHVALELGLSANSQAAYRRDLTAYSEWLEARGVIDLENVAPDTLAAYVADLAAQDLAPASITRRLSTVRGMHRFLFEEGLLETNAGSGVRTPKRAQRLPKALPVEEVEALLAAVGGDEPVALRDRALLELLYASGARVSEVAALDVDDVIAAPHHGDTWGDPERALSDGGFLRVTGKGSKQRIVPYGSYAGKALAAYLVRARPAMVARGVGTPALFVGPRGARMSRQSAWLVIRAAAERAGIQVEVSPHTLRHSFATHLLAGGADVRTVQEMLGHASVTTTQIYTQVTADTLREHYLDAHPRAK
- a CDS encoding septum formation family protein — its product is MSSRSIRLVAAPILAAALAFSMSSCSVLDSVFGTPSAPVRDSQTGEITEGNDKADVFALRVGDCMNESTGSTEVSSVPTVPCAEAHDEEIYHSFMMKDGDFPGDSAITAESEKVCTPEFESFIGISYDESTLDWYPFTPTAGSWGEGDREVLCVAWDPAGKVTGSLKGAAR